A DNA window from Gemmatimonadota bacterium contains the following coding sequences:
- a CDS encoding cell division protein ZapA yields the protein MAHSDDLHKTKVTIFGSDYVLSSEESGEYTSKISNFVDEKMNLIAAIENTGDTARIALMAAFDIANQIVHRRTRHREDRIRIDDALRRLEQHIDGAKK from the coding sequence ATGGCCCATTCTGATGATTTACATAAGACTAAGGTGACGATCTTTGGCTCTGACTATGTACTCAGCAGTGAGGAGTCGGGGGAATATACCTCTAAAATTTCAAATTTTGTCGATGAAAAAATGAACCTGATTGCCGCGATCGAAAATACAGGTGATACCGCTCGGATTGCGCTTATGGCTGCATTTGATATTGCCAATCAAATTGTGCATCGTCGCACTCGGCATCGAGAAGATCGCATTCGCATAGATGATGCTCTCAGGCGTTTGGAGCAGCATATAGATGGCGCAAAAAAGTGA
- the nadD gene encoding nicotinate-nucleotide adenylyltransferase, which produces MAKCVGIFGGTFDPIHIGHLIIGQEIMLQCALDRVVFMPSGDPPLKHTMTSGEDRARMVSLAVRDYPGFELSRFELSRPGKSYTIDTLRHLRRNMGEDTDIFLIIGADNAVEMGDWFNPEGVLDMAHVLVAERPGFERERVDPTFKSKMQFVETPLLDISSTAIRERVRTGRPISFFVPDAVADYIRTHGLYLQK; this is translated from the coding sequence ATGGCAAAGTGCGTTGGCATCTTCGGGGGGACATTTGATCCCATTCACATCGGGCATTTAATTATCGGGCAGGAAATTATGCTCCAATGCGCGCTCGATCGGGTTGTGTTTATGCCGTCGGGCGACCCGCCGCTCAAACACACGATGACTTCGGGTGAAGATCGCGCGAGGATGGTCAGTCTGGCCGTGCGCGATTATCCGGGATTCGAACTGAGCCGATTCGAGTTGTCGCGCCCCGGGAAATCTTATACGATTGATACCTTGCGTCATTTGCGCAGGAATATGGGTGAGGACACAGATATATTTTTGATCATTGGTGCCGATAATGCCGTTGAAATGGGCGACTGGTTTAATCCCGAAGGCGTATTGGATATGGCTCATGTACTCGTGGCTGAACGGCCGGGTTTTGAGCGAGAGCGCGTTGATCCCACTTTCAAGTCCAAGATGCAGTTTGTTGAAACACCTCTGCTGGATATTTCGTCAACGGCGATTAGAGAACGCGTACGCACCGGAAGGCCAATTTCTTTTTTTGTTCCCGACGCTGTCGCAGATTATATTAGAACTCACGGTTTATATCTTCAGAAGTAG